TGGCAGGTCCAGCTCGACCAGCACGTGGTCAGCTTTCGCAGCGAGGCCGAGGCCCGCGCCTTCGTCAACACCCTGCAAACCCGTCTCCAGGCACCCCACCCGCTCAAACGGAGCGGCTGAGGTTCAGCCTGCGGGTCAGCATCGCCACGCTCACCACCGCCAGGCCACACAGGCTGATGACGATGGCCATCGGCACCGCCGTGCCGTCGTGCAGCACCCCCACCAGCGCCGCCGCCGCGGCCGCCACACTGAACTGCAGGCAACCGAGCAGGGCTGAAGCGCTGCCGGCACGGGCGCCCTGCCCGCTCATGGCGCAGGCCGAGGCATTGGGGATGATGCAGCCGAGGCTGGCGATACAAATGAACAACGGAATCAGCAATGGCCACAGCGCTGCCGGGTGCAGGGCGCTGATGCCCAGCAAGGTCAGGCCCGCCGCCAGGTAAACCCACACCGCCCGGGCCAGCAAGAAGGCCGGGCCACGCTTGGCCAGCAGCCGTGCGTTGACCTGCGCCACCAGAATGAACCCCGCTGCGTTACTGCCGAACAGCCAGCCATAGTGCTCGGCCGGCACCCCATAGAGCTTGATGAAGACGAACGGCGAGCCGGCGATGTAGGCAAACATGCCAGCGATGGCGATGCCGCCGGTCAAGGCGTGGCCGAGGAAGATACGGTCCTTGAACAGCCGGCCGTACTGGCGCAGCGAACCGGACAACGGCGGGCGTGGCTGGTTGGCCGGCAGGCTTTCCGGCAGGCCCAGGGCCACGGCCAGGGTGCACAGGGCACTGAACAGGGTCAGGGCAATGAAGATCGACTGCCAGCCGTACAGGTTGACCATCAGGCCACCGAGCATAGGCGCCAGGATCGGCGCCAGGCCCATGACCAACATCAGCTGCGAGAAGACCTTGGCCGATCCCACCGCATCGCACTTGTCGCTGACGATTGCCCGCGACAGCACCATCCCGGCGCAACCGCCGAGGGCCTGGACGAAACGCGCCAGAATCAATGCATCAAGGCTCGGGGCGAAAGCGCAGGCCAGCGACGCCAGGGTGAACAGGGTCACCCCGACCAGCAGCGGAATGCGCCGGCCAAAGCGGTCGGCCACCGGCCCATAAGCCAGTTGGCCCAGCGACAGGCCAAGGAAGTATGCCGCGAGGGTGGTCTGGATGTGCTTCTCGTCGGTGCCAAAGGCCAGTGCCATGGCCGGGAAACCGGGCAGGTAGAAGTCGATCGCCAGGGGCCCGAACGCACTCAAGGCGCCGAGAATCAGGATGGTTCGCAGGTTCATCGGAAATCCGTAGCAGGCTAAGCAAGTCCGCTAGTCTAACCGCCCTGCCGGGGTTTCGCTGACAGAGTTACGCCTGCGCGATGAATCTTTTATCCATCGCGCGGGCGTCGGCGGTCAGGCTGGCTCGGCGCCGTAGCCCTCGGCACGAATTGCCTTGAGAATATTGTCTGCCGGTAAATCGCTCTGCACTTTGACCTGCTTGCGCGCCAGATCGATCTCGACCACAG
This portion of the Pseudomonas sp. SORT22 genome encodes:
- a CDS encoding multidrug effflux MFS transporter — its product is MNLRTILILGALSAFGPLAIDFYLPGFPAMALAFGTDEKHIQTTLAAYFLGLSLGQLAYGPVADRFGRRIPLLVGVTLFTLASLACAFAPSLDALILARFVQALGGCAGMVLSRAIVSDKCDAVGSAKVFSQLMLVMGLAPILAPMLGGLMVNLYGWQSIFIALTLFSALCTLAVALGLPESLPANQPRPPLSGSLRQYGRLFKDRIFLGHALTGGIAIAGMFAYIAGSPFVFIKLYGVPAEHYGWLFGSNAAGFILVAQVNARLLAKRGPAFLLARAVWVYLAAGLTLLGISALHPAALWPLLIPLFICIASLGCIIPNASACAMSGQGARAGSASALLGCLQFSVAAAAAALVGVLHDGTAVPMAIVISLCGLAVVSVAMLTRRLNLSRSV
- a CDS encoding heavy metal-associated domain-containing protein, producing the protein MQVFTVQGMTCGHCAKAITRAVREHDDEAVVEIDLARKQVKVQSDLPADNILKAIRAEGYGAEPA